One stretch of Siphonobacter curvatus DNA includes these proteins:
- a CDS encoding carboxypeptidase-like regulatory domain-containing protein: MNFVFQSSPWWILLCLLVGGFYAFLLYQPKANWSKVANGSLAVLRFIVVSGLCFLLLNLLLRQTEVRVEKKTVVLALDNSASVGKQGQGLISGLKSFQEALENKGYAVEVQTLRATPVSSLDSVRFTQKSTDLSALLTNVKTSLEGRNVTDVVLLSDGIVNQGVSPTFQSFTFPIHSLAVGDTTPKRDVNLKTITANQIAYLGNQFPIQADILADGYAGRTATVVLRRGGQTLAQQTVQFPKERALATVNFTTQALAKGLQHLVVEVVPLPGEHTTQNNRKDVYVEVIDGRQRILLVASAPHPDIKAMRSIIEKNDNFEFDFQIVNPSTPPQPSDKKYDLLIFHQQPDAFNSSGAYLKRLMDQGTPVFWIVASQTGTNPLNNAQQVAQIQAQAGQLDKVTAFYNRNFTRLNLNAEQMELLRKLPPLSVPFGEVRPLANSEVVLFQKKNTIETSKPLLILNSSPKRGAMLLGEGLWEWRLEEYRLTEKQEVVDELVTKLIQFLASKDDKRKLRVYPTQNQFQLEDRVAFETEIYNELYERIYGPEVTLTITDEKGQARKYTYTSSASRFEISNLPVGVYRYAATAKVLGKDETASGEFVIRDEQLELANTTADFNLLRQLSQQSNGKFYTASQLQTLEQNLLSRDLPDKLTSTEDLREPINLRWIFFILLTLLALEWGFRKYLGSY, from the coding sequence ACTTCGTTTTTCAGTCTTCGCCGTGGTGGATTCTGCTTTGCCTCTTGGTGGGTGGATTCTATGCTTTTCTTCTCTATCAGCCCAAAGCGAATTGGAGCAAAGTGGCCAACGGGTCGCTGGCGGTCCTTCGGTTCATCGTAGTTTCCGGACTGTGCTTTCTGCTACTCAATCTGTTACTACGCCAAACGGAAGTACGCGTCGAAAAGAAAACGGTGGTACTGGCTTTGGATAACTCGGCTTCGGTAGGGAAACAGGGACAGGGACTGATCAGTGGGCTGAAAAGCTTTCAAGAAGCTCTGGAAAACAAAGGATACGCCGTTGAAGTACAAACGTTACGAGCTACGCCCGTATCCAGTCTGGATTCCGTCCGCTTCACTCAGAAATCAACCGATTTATCCGCTCTACTGACGAACGTTAAAACCAGTCTGGAAGGACGGAATGTTACCGATGTCGTGCTTCTTTCAGATGGCATCGTAAATCAGGGCGTATCGCCAACATTTCAATCCTTTACCTTTCCCATTCATTCGTTGGCCGTAGGCGATACCACGCCAAAGCGGGATGTAAATCTGAAAACCATCACGGCCAACCAGATTGCGTACCTAGGTAATCAGTTTCCCATTCAGGCCGATATTCTGGCGGATGGCTACGCGGGTCGGACGGCTACGGTAGTGCTGCGACGGGGTGGTCAAACGCTTGCCCAGCAAACGGTACAATTTCCCAAAGAACGGGCTCTCGCTACCGTCAACTTCACTACGCAGGCTCTGGCCAAAGGTTTGCAACATTTGGTCGTCGAAGTCGTACCCTTACCCGGGGAGCATACCACCCAAAACAACCGGAAAGATGTGTACGTGGAAGTGATTGATGGTCGCCAGCGGATTTTGCTCGTTGCATCGGCTCCTCACCCGGACATCAAGGCCATGCGTAGTATCATTGAAAAAAATGACAACTTCGAGTTTGACTTTCAGATCGTAAATCCCAGTACGCCGCCCCAGCCTTCCGACAAAAAATACGACCTCCTCATTTTCCACCAGCAGCCCGACGCTTTCAATTCTTCCGGAGCGTATCTCAAACGATTAATGGATCAGGGTACTCCCGTGTTCTGGATCGTAGCGAGTCAGACGGGTACCAATCCACTGAATAATGCCCAGCAAGTGGCTCAAATTCAGGCTCAGGCGGGTCAACTGGATAAAGTTACGGCTTTCTATAACCGGAATTTCACCCGTCTGAATCTGAATGCCGAACAGATGGAATTGTTACGCAAACTGCCGCCGCTGTCCGTGCCTTTTGGTGAGGTACGACCTTTGGCTAATTCGGAAGTCGTACTGTTTCAAAAGAAAAATACGATTGAAACCAGTAAGCCATTACTTATTCTCAATTCAAGTCCTAAACGCGGAGCTATGTTGCTGGGCGAAGGCTTGTGGGAATGGCGACTGGAAGAGTACCGACTTACGGAAAAGCAGGAGGTGGTTGATGAACTGGTGACGAAGCTGATTCAGTTTCTTGCTTCTAAAGACGACAAACGCAAACTGCGGGTGTACCCCACCCAGAATCAGTTTCAACTGGAAGATCGGGTGGCGTTCGAAACCGAAATCTATAATGAACTATACGAACGGATTTACGGGCCCGAGGTTACGCTGACCATTACCGATGAGAAAGGTCAGGCTCGCAAATACACGTATACCTCATCGGCTAGTCGTTTTGAGATCAGCAACTTGCCCGTTGGCGTGTATCGCTATGCGGCTACGGCGAAAGTGTTGGGCAAGGATGAGACGGCCAGTGGTGAATTCGTTATTCGGGATGAACAACTGGAACTGGCCAATACGACCGCTGACTTCAATTTGTTACGCCAGCTGAGCCAGCAATCCAACGGTAAGTTCTATACCGCCAGCCAGCTACAGACGCTTGAACAAAACCTGTTGAGCCGTGATTTGCCCGACAAACTAACCAGTACGGAAGACTTACGGGAGCCCATCAATCTTCGCTGGATTTTCTTTATCCTGCTGACGCTACTTGCTTTGGAGTGGGGTTTCCGCAAATACCTGGGTAGTTATTAA